The following DNA comes from Camelina sativa cultivar DH55 chromosome 14, Cs, whole genome shotgun sequence.
TGTTGTAAGTGTTAGTTTAGTGTGACATTTacttatctaaatttttttttactaatctcATACgctattttcatatatacagACGTCTCGACAGAAATAAACTAAGTGGAGATATTCCTTCGAGTCTTAATAATCTGACGAATCTTAACGAAATGTAAGTGAGCAACTAAAGcattttttgtatatatcaatGAAAGAAGTAAAATGAGTTTATAGTTTGAATCCTTTTCAGGTACTTGGCCAACAACAGATTAACGGGCAGTCTTCCAAATTTAGCTAGTTTGAACAGTCTCTACACATTGTAAGTTTCTCTTTTGCTGCGTAATTAACCATTACTACCCTTCTCAAACCCTTATTTTCATTAATCTAGttacattaattatataattgtaatgTCACAGAGATGTGAGCAATAATACTTTGGAATTCTCAGTCATTCCATCATGGCTTTCGTCGTTACGCTCCCTGTCAACATTGTATGAACATCTCTCtagatctctttctctctagatctctctctctctctctctatatatatatatagatatgtgtGTGTATAGTTACAAAGAACAAATGGTATTCTCTTTAACAGAAGGATGGAAGGGATACAACTTGAAGGTCCAATACCAATCTTCCTCTTTAGCCCTACTGAACTACAGACTATGTGAGTAATACATGCAAGTTTGATTGGTAGATCAAGTCGAAGTTGTGAAATTTGTAGTAACTATTGAGatgtttgaagttttttttgttcacttgCAGTAACCTAAAGCGCAATGGTATAAACGAAACATTGGACTTTGGTACCAATTATAGCGAGCAGTTGGAGTTTGTGGATTTGCAAAGTAATGACATAACCCATTATAGGCCAACATCTAGTAAACACATCCAAGTATTGTATGTATATACTGgttacaattttaaattaacaatttttgtaaccttttcAACCAGTTACATACCTCTTTGATATTTCCATAGATTAGCAAACAATCCGGTGTGCATGGAGTTGGGGAACGTACCGAGTTACTGCTCAATAGTCCAGCATAACTCTTCATTTTCAACTCTCCCAACAAACTGTGCTCCATGTGTTCTGAACAGAACACCAAGTCCCACGTGCCAATGTGTGTATCCAATCACTGGAACACTCTTCTTCAGATCTCCTTCATTCTCCGGGTTTTTCAACTCCACCAACTTCTTGAATCTTCAGCAGGGAATGGTTGAGTTCTTTAAGAAGTTCGGTTATCCGGTTGACTCGGTGGCTATCAGAAACATAAGAGAGGATACAACTGACCGTCAGCTTCTAATAGATCTCTTGGTCTTTCCATTGGGAAAAGTTAGTTTTAATCAAACAGAAATGGCAATTCTTGGTTTTGCGTTTAGCAACCAGACTTACAAGCCTCCCAAGATATTTGGTCCTTACATTTTCCAAGCCAATCCGTACGGTTACTTCTCAGGTATGATGAAACCGATCACtcacattaaaaccaaaactatataattgttCCATATAACTCATTtgcatttccttttttttttcccttagaTATTGGAGGTGGTTCAGAAGTAGGAAGGTCCAAGTCACTAAGCACAGGCGGTATCATCGGAATAGTATTCGGTGCTGTTGTGCTGCTGTTGGAATTGGATTTGGGATATGGATTTCTCTTTGTTGTAAAAAAAGAGAGCAGAAGAACAAAGGAAAGGGAAATGATCGAATTAATCATCAACAAGTCCGCGTTACAGAGACTGAGACAGAAACCTCAGTACGAGTAAAATCCCGCATTACAGAGTTAGAAGTATGAATGTAAATGAGTTCTTATGATACATTCAAAAGAAGATATAACATAATccatcaaaataatataaagatagtatatatatatatatgtatgtataaaaaaaaattggtatctAAGACTCTAAGAGTATACATGTTTATACATACGAGttcttaaataaatatacaaaacttAACACACTACAAATGTTACGAATATTGAAGAAAACAAGCAATGCATgactaaaatttagaattatatatacGAACTTTTAATTGAGAGATACACACAATATACAagttatatttgtacttttgcATTGGTAATCATATGCCTTTCAGAGAATTATTCgatatcatataaaatagagTTTTGGCTAATGACGATTACCATTCTATGATTTCCCATTCACATGTAGAATACATATACAAACGATTAGATCCGATCATATACTGATTGTCATAAGAATTTTAAACCAATTATCTTGCAGAAAGACCTACATGGTATAGGTAAATTTGATAAATGATGGATCAAAAAAGACGGTTAATGGAGGTACTTAATATTGGTTGGAATAGATCTCAAATTTAGACCGTAACCATCGTAATTCTATATTCGATTGGAGAAACTATAATGCTTCATTTAGTAAATGTAAGATATTGGAGCTAAAGATAGCTTTGAGGAGGTCAAAATTCATAGTGATGGTAAGAAAATACTCAAGGAGAATAAGTAGAAAATTAACGGTGATAAAAAATACTCAAGGAAAATCAGTAgctttgttttgtgtattttttttttcattaaaattaatgATGATCAGCCACCCGCTATTATCTGTAACTGCAAAGGCTTGTGGaaataaacttttgaaattaGCGATTCTGAACAGTAGACGCGATGTCCTGACGGTTTTTGATCTAGCTATCAATTTCTAATCTAAAAGCAACAATGATTTGTCACGGTAGTCTTTTAGATGTCGAACCACAAGAAGATATCAACTAGCTCATTAAGAATGGACATGCTCATTTAATCTAAGCTAGCAATGCGATTTGAATTTACACCTTAATATTAACTAACAACtagaaacttcaaaaaaatcaaaagagcagAGCGGGAAATAAAGACGATAATAAACGAAAGAAAAAGGTGAATTCCTAAGTTAAGGCAACTGACTGgaataaaaaaagagatggtttaTGGAGCTTAAAAATAACTTCTAACAAGTGTGATCCCTGGGCCATTAAATACTTAAGCTAgactaatttattttcatgaaaataatccttttactaattattatattatcaataatttaatttccaaaggaaattaattaataagCATTGATTATAAGAGGAGAGAACAAGCTGCCAAGGCtgaaatatattataagagGAAATTTAACAATTTGATATAAGGTactaataattgaaatatattggtttattggtttgcAAAGAAGTCTAGATTTCTTCAACTTATCCTTCGATTGATATTAATACTATTACTTAGTTCAAGATCTGGATTATACTGGTGAAGATTCAGATAACTCTGAAGTCGATGATTATGACTGATGAAAGTGGTATAGTTGTATTGATTTTGTCacgtttgtatatatatttcaatattatGTCTTAATTTGTATTTTAGCTGAAATATTGGACGAAATCAGGTTGGTTAGAACATGATCGACCTCCGACGTTGTTTAGTTAGAACATGAGGAATGTTGTATCCAGTGGCGGATCTAGAAAAAAATTTTAGCCGGGGCAAATTTTAACTGAAacggaaaaaaaattctataagaattcaagttttttggtgaaaaatataactcaaattttatttaagaaagacaatccatttaaaaaatttggttaattttttaagtAACACAATGCTATTAAAAGTATATGGGGTTGTAatattggtaaaataaataGACAAATTGGACTTTTAACTTGGGTTTGTATAGATTGGAAGACGCATTTGATGTCAAAAACGTGTGAATATAGAAAAAACTGAGTAACAGGGACAAAAAAGCATTTATTACCAGGGGCATAATTCAAAACTGTTATAAAATAGCATTAgtctaaaaaaatttgacagTGGCAACTGCCCCTCCCTACTCTAACGTGGATCCGCCCTTGGTTGTATCATGGGAGCAACATGTTGTTTAGTTAGAACATGATCGACCTCCGACGTTTTTGGAGAAGAGTACCTAAGGACGGATTTGAGAGATGTTGGTGCAGAGAAGAATTTACATTACGTATATGGTCAACATGGGACGAACATAGtttgtttttgggtttcatCTACCATATTGGGAGGGTCATATGTTAAAAGCCATGCTCATTGAGATgttttcacacacaaaaaaaaaacacggaTACACCTTTAAACAtggatttgattcaaaattaGATCACTTTTATAAATCGTAATTAGAGACTTTAGACTACACtcatcatttttataaaaaatactcGTCAAAAAGATAATAACGTTTATTCGCCATGtctaaaaatttgtttttgttatgttatattttaaacGTCTTTATCTGGAACTCTGTATAGCTTACGGATTGAAGCTCTTAACATGTCCAATTCTATAGAAACGGGACTAAATCGGTGTTATcggttaataatatatatatttctagatTTTGAATGGTAATATTGTAGTAGCTGTACTTGGTCTCTAAATGTAATTATGCAACTAGCAGCACACAaccatctttttaaaaaagaagttatTACAAGTGCTTTGACCAGCACTAGACGGAACATTCCCGGTATCGATAGTGTTCCACAAACATTTCGTTTACTTCAGAAAAGGATTACATTTTAGACtacttatataaaaatttcGGTTAAGTGTAAGTCGACATTTTATAAGTCGAcattttattctaatttatatttgttaattaagaGGTCCAGACATCCCCATTTATTGTGTTTTACTATTTTGCatgatttttcttatgtttgttttcacttttttatatacaaatctGTTATTCCTGTGAAGTTGCAAGGCTTCCTGATTCCTATAAAGAATTAAAGTATTGAggttagataaaataaaatgataaaggCTCAGTCTCATTACAGAATCTTCTCGAATGGTGTTCCCGGCAGGACAAGATTGCCAGGAAAAAATTACAGAGAGTCAACCCCCAAAAGTCGTCTTGTTGCCTATTCTCGTTACTTCACCTTTTCCGATTTTACATATTCTAATAAGCTAGCAGTTTACAGTATTACATTTATAACATTTTATACTCAAACTATAAAATAGAAGAAGTTTCTTGTAAATTTCCAAAATGCCTTGGTCGTCACATAATATTGTACATAAGGATCTCCTATTTAATGAAACTTCAAATAGATCATTGTGGGTATTATATTAGCTTATCAATTTTTCTCTGTTCTACTCTGTTTGGCAAGTACTGAGAAAGGCTAAGAAAGCTCGTGAGTTTCCCCATTAATTATGGTgctaatttcaatattttacaaCGCTCACCCTTTACCTATACATATGTTCGAATAATAATCTAGAGTTTTCGTTTCTTTGTAGAACATGAGTGACCAGTCCATGGCTTCTGGGTCAGCGCAAATAAAAAACATAGTTCTAGTGGGGCGTGCAGGCAACGGAAAAAGCGCCACAGGGAACTCACTCATTAGACAACAAAGGTTCACCTCATTAACACAAGCAACAGGTGTTACTATGACATGTCAAACATTTAGGGCTGTGACAAAAAGTGGGCCGATCATCAATGTGATTGACACTCCTGGTATGTTTATACATTTGATACAACATTATGCTTTAGTCGTAGCCCGTAGGCATGTGAAGCCATATAATAACAATAGCTTGAAATGGGGTCATACTATGAAGACAAATGAATGAATGTGTGGTGTTATTTGTCTCTCATTGATAGCCATAGGTTCAGATTTCCcaatcttatttttgttatttttgttatagtttGTTTAATCTGTtttccaattaattaaattacttaNTTGAAAACGTATTTATCCACAAGCCCTGAGTTTCTGACGGTCAGTGATTCGATAGACTATTACTATAATAAACTTGCATTATACGTAAACGTTTCTGCTTATTAATCTGTCTACATACTTTTTATTTCAGAGAATTTTCACATTAAGTGGCAACAGAaaggttttgtttaataataagaCCAAGGATGAAGCCANtttttttttttttttttttttttttttttttgtgcaaatacATATTATCTCTCCTAAAATCATCTTTTAATGATATTACTTTGTCTTCAACAATACTCCCTCGGTTTCATAATCCGCATTGCGCCATTGCCTATGATTTGGTTTCCTCTCTGGTTCGTGACACAGGTCTATTCGATTTGATAACGACACCTGCCTTTATCAGCAAGGAAATCGTTAGATGTCTTGCTCTGGTTGAGGAAGGATTACATGCTGTGGTGTTAGTTTTATCCGCTAGGAATCGGATTACGCAAGAGGAAGAGTCCGTGGTTAGTACGTTGCAAAGCCTCTTCGGGAGTAGAATCCTTGACTATTTGATCGTTGTATTCACTGGTGGTGATGAGCTAGAAGAAAACAACCAGACATTGAAAACGTATTTATCCACAAGCCCTGAGTTTCTGACGGTCAGTTATTCCATAGACTATTACTATAATAAACTTGCGTTACACGTAAACGTTTCTGCTTATTAATCTATCTACGTACTTTTTATTTCAGAGAATTTTCACATTAAGTGGCAATAGAaaggttttgtttaataataagaCCAAGGATGAAGACAAGAAGGATAAGCAAATCGAGGAGCTTCTCGCCCATGTTGCAGCAATTGGAAGGAAAAACGAAGGGAGACCGTTTACGGAAGAGATGCACCGTCAGATAAAGGTGATCAGTTTCTCGTTGAAACGCCTATACAGAACATATGTTAATTTACGAATCTTTGCGTTTCTCAGGAAGAGACCAAGAAGCTTAAGGACGAGGAAAAGAAAGCCGAAGCTAGGTATAGAAAAGAAGTAGAGAAAGAAAGGGAGAGGAAGGAGGAGTTAAGGATGTCGTTTCAACTTAAGATGGATGAAATGGCAATGATGGTAGTTAATATTATATTCGTATACTTTTTATAAGAGTGTTACTTAAAATATCTAGAGGCTTGAGATTATTCCCCTGTCACATTTCGTCCTTAACAATGTGTTCTCGTCCTCTTTCAGGTGGAGAGAAAAGTAgcaaatgctttggatatacACGAAGCAATGATGCGTATAATGGAAAACGTGGCGACAAGGAGAGAACAAGATCCGAAGCCGTCATGCAACATCATGTAATCGGTGTACCCAATCGAGCAAAGATTGTTGGAAGACATATGTCAAAGTCTTATTGTGCacgattttttatttcattttatgtgTGCTATGTGGTTTTCTGCTTTTGTTTGCTTCCCGATTTCATAACCCTTGTAAGTATTGTTATTTAGCAAAAAAACCCTTGTAAGTATTGTtgctaattaaataataattgttgCTAATAAAATACTGTTCAGACATCCATATGTGTGTATTAAATCTAATCTTTGCTTACCGtcttgtaataaaataataaccgtcttgtatttattgtttagaCATCCATATGTGTATTAAATCTAATCTTTGctttttagtttcttgattaAAAGATCTGATCTTTGTTTAATCATccaatatataataaacaaagagagtCTCATCCTAGATAATTCATCAATCATTATCACCTCtttaaatttaacatatatCAACATGTCATgtactttttattatattaatttactaCTTAATGTCTATATATcgaacaaaaattaataaaagcacATTTTGTACTCTCCAAATGGTCGGTCAAATGGCTATCTGTTTTAATTgtatgaattattattattcttattttattaaagtagaCTGAATAAAAACCGATATAGTGATTTTCAAGAAACACAATATGTTGAGTTTATCACGGgaagattttttctttatgaCCATGATTCattacaatttgatattaagTAAAAAACTCGAAaggaaagtttttaaaattaatgacaTCTAGCTagtattagttttaattttttttttgctaaagcACATTTACATAGTGAAAACATTAATCTATTAAATCCCTTATTTAGaacccctgttttaaaaatccctgCATAGCACCGATTACGCCCCGTAAAATCGCTAGGTCTACTCTCTCCgtctcgattaatgactaatccccgcctagcatcgattatctaattatacctatctaatttgattataacccaTACAATTCGATTACTttccgcttaattttgtatataatgattatttttagaatcaaatataaatcaaatatgtattttttgttatttagacatttaaattaatagtttatgatgttttataataactaatatacaaacttttaatgaaaattataatttttctgttaaattatgttttatgtgtttaccgtaattttaaagacaatactataattttatattttatttgatatttttattttaacataaacagaactatacatatatttaatactatatattttttattttattattaatttaataaaataactctaaaactaaTCCCCGATTAATCCCTGtttaatctctgattttttCGTTAGGTGCTAGGCACAGTCCGACCGCCcaactagcgcctagcgatttctaaaacagggctTAGAACCTAAAACTCAATGAAAGGACTACTACTCACACATATTCCACtattaaataatacaaaatatttagaaattttataaaacttgtCAAAGAGGATAAATTCCTTTACcattgttttcgtttttttcccCATAGCTTCGTCTATAGCCATTGTAGCACatgaaaatacacaaaaaacACCATAGAATCCACAAGAACCTAAAAGACACCTACACTTAGGGGTAGGCGTTCAGGTATTCTTTTGGGTTTCGggtcgggtatttcgggtttttgagtttttgggtttagaaaCATAAGATCCATTCGGATATTTTTAGATTTCGGGTAGCGTTCGGGTAAACACCCATCGGGTTTAGATATTTTCGGGTTTCACCTAAAAtctcaaattatattttgggtTCAGATcagatttgtaattttttaatccaaagCAAAGTAAAAGAACCCAAAATCAatccaaattcattaaaaatgattataatcataaatttttaaacaaaaccaaagttatcaaaccaaattgaattcatgaaaagaaaagaacaattctaaataacaaaataccAAATTCACAGGCCGATAATTTTTGACTTCTTAAAACATCAAATGATATCAAATTCaaagttaaaactatataatctatctaaattaacatataaaaattaacatatttaaaaatgaaaactaatttatCTTGTAAATTGTAATAGTGATTATAAAATGATTTCCGAAACTTGTAAATTAACTTAACctattgttaaatatatataactttggatAGTTTCGGGTATTTGTTCGGGTGTTCGGATATATTCAATCGGGTTCGGGTACCCATTTCATTTACTAAAAACATCcaattggatttttttaaaattcggATTCGGGTATTTTTAATCGGGTTCGAGTTTAATTTTCGGATTCGaatattttgcccagccctaccTACGCTCGACAAAAGAttctaaacaaaacaattaacgACAACTTAAAACCGGAAAAAATATAACACAATAATTAGACAACCTAACCCGTCGTCCGTACCTCCAAATCTATGACAACAATAAACTATGAAATTAGTTTATAATGTGTAAGATTCTGTTTTAGATTATTTGgtatgaatttttattttatttttttgatattaattAATCAGTGTTTTgttaaccaaaaacataattGAGTATGTACTTTTTAACTCTGGATAAAACAAAATCTCCCTAGTTTATTCTGTATCAAATTGGTTTTGGGTATAAAGATTTACTTTATAGTTTAGTTTATACGCGTTAAGTATCCTTTGTATTTGGATATTACAAATCAAACTATAGTGTAAAAGTCTATTTAAAcattaaaccctaaatcgagtTTTCAAACTcaatctctaaaaaaaaaaggccctAAATTGGATTATCAAACccaacataaaccctaaaatattttttatacacCATATATTTTGGAACCAACCCTAAATTTAAATCTTATACCCTGATGATATTCAAGACCATGTCAATACTAACCTCAGTAACCTGTTACATCAGTTTATAGTAAATTCCCCCATAAATGTTTGGAAACTCCCAAAGAATTTAAAGATCATTCAGGCCAATTGTGGGGGAGAATTGCTAAAATGACTTTCCCTGAACTggtaataatgatttttaatatcttgaataATTCCTTGACTTTTTGTAAATCGAGGTGTACTC
Coding sequences within:
- the LOC109128700 gene encoding probable leucine-rich repeat receptor-like protein kinase At5g49770, with the protein product MEAKEQRYFFVGLNMSSRIGVLTFIILLFFQICYVSALTNGIDATALQSIRNEWSKYPESWKGSDPCGSNWVGITCNKDRVVSISVGNLNLEGKLSGDISELSELQILDLSYNPGLSGPLPPNIGDLKKLRNLILVGCAFSGQIPQSIGSLKQLIYLSLNLNQFKGTIPASIGLLSNLYWFDIADNQIGGNIPISNGTSPGLDMLLETKHFHFGKNKLSGEIPEKLFSSNMTLIHMLFDGNQFTGKIPDSLSLVKSLAVLRLDRNKLSGDIPSSLNNLTNLNEMYLANNRLTGSLPNLASLNSLYTLDVSNNTLEFSVIPSWLSSLRSLSTLRMEGIQLEGPIPIFLFSPTELQTINLKRNGINETLDFGTNYSEQLEFVDLQSNDITHYRPTSSKHIQVLLANNPVCMELGNVPSYCSIVQHNSSFSTLPTNCAPCVLNRTPSPTCQCVYPITGTLFFRSPSFSGFFNSTNFLNLQQGMVEFFKKFGYPVDSVAIRNIREDTTDRQLLIDLLVFPLGKVSFNQTEMAILGFAFSNQTYKPPKIFGPYIFQANPYGYFSDIGGGSEVGRSKSLSTGGIIGIVFGAVVLLLELDLGYGFLFVVKKESRRTKEREMIELIINKSALQRLRQKPQYE
- the LOC104741961 gene encoding immune-associated nucleotide-binding protein 8-like isoform X1 — encoded protein: MNMSDQSMASGSAQIKNIVLVGRAGNGKSATGNSLIRQQRFTSLTQATGVTMTCQTFRAVTKSGPIINVIDTPGLFDLITTPAFISKEIVRCLALVEEGLHAVVLVLSARNRITQEEESVVSTLQSLFGSRILDYLIVVFTGGDELEENNQTLKTYLSTSPEFLTRIFTLSGNRKVLFNNKTKDEDKKDKQIEELLAHVAAIGRKNEGRPFTEEMHRQIKEETKKLKDEEKKAEARYRKEVEKERERKEELRMSFQLKMDEMAMMVERKVANALDIHEAMMRIMENVATRREQDPKPSCNIM
- the LOC104741961 gene encoding immune-associated nucleotide-binding protein 8-like isoform X2; this translates as MSDQSMASGSAQIKNIVLVGRAGNGKSATGNSLIRQQRFTSLTQATGVTMTCQTFRAVTKSGPIINVIDTPGLFDLITTPAFISKEIVRCLALVEEGLHAVVLVLSARNRITQEEESVVSTLQSLFGSRILDYLIVVFTGGDELEENNQTLKTYLSTSPEFLTRIFTLSGNRKVLFNNKTKDEDKKDKQIEELLAHVAAIGRKNEGRPFTEEMHRQIKEETKKLKDEEKKAEARYRKEVEKERERKEELRMSFQLKMDEMAMMVERKVANALDIHEAMMRIMENVATRREQDPKPSCNIM